Within Desulfurobacteriaceae bacterium, the genomic segment GCAGTTGCAAGGGCAAAACAGGTAAACCTTGTAGGAAAAGCTGAAAAAATTAGAGAAAGAGCAAGGAGAAAGAAGGATGAACATTCTCCAAAAAATAGTTGAATACAAGAAAATAGAGGTAGAAGAACAGAAAAAGAAGTTTAACCTTTCTGTTTTAAGGGAAGAAGCTGAAAGGCTAAAGACTCCTTACGACTTTAAAGAGGCTTTATCAAAAGAGGGAATAAACATAATCGCCGAGGTTAAAAAGGCTTCCCCTTCTAAAGGAGTAATTAGAGAAGATTTTGACCCTGTTGAATTAGCAAAAGCCTACGAAAGAGGAGGGGCAAGGGCTATTTCCGTTTTAACAGACAAAGAGTTTTTCCAAGGTTCTCCTTTTTACCTAAGGCAGGTAGCTGAGACGGTAAAACTTCCAGTTTTAAGGAAGGATTTCATAATTGATGAGTTTCAGATTTATGGTGCAAAGGCACTTGGCGCCTCTTCTTTCCTTTTAATAGTAGCAATACTTTCTGAAAGCCAACTAAAAGACTTTATCGAACTTGGAAGAAGTCTTGGAATGGAACCTCTTGTTGAAACTCATGACGAAAGGGAGGTGGAAATAGCCTTAGAGTGCGGAGCAGAAATAGTCGGAGTAAACAATAGAGACCTAAAAACTTTTACAGTTTCCCTTGATACTACTTTAAGACTTTTACCACTAATCAAGGAAGATAACAAAATTGCCGTTTCTGAAAGTGGTATAAAGGGAAAAGATGATATTCTTAAACTTAAGGAAAAAGGAGTCAACGCATTTTTAATAGGAGAAACACTAATGAGAAGTGAAAATCCGGAGGAGGTTTTAAGAAGTTGGGTTTCTTAAGATTTTTTCTATTCATTTCTCTTTTCATCTTTTCCCAGAGTGCCTTTGCTGATTGGTACATTCTAATTCCTAAAAAACTCCCTAAGGAGAGACCTACTCCGAAAGAGCTGCCATTACCTAAGATCGGAGAAACAAAGAAAATAGAAGCGAAACCTTACAAAGTAGAAGTTAAAAAGATTTTATCTCCCGAATTTTCTATTCAAACAGAAGGGTTAAAGAAAATCACAAGAAAAGACCTTGAAGGGAAAAAGGTTGTTTTAGTTTTTATAGACAAACTCTATTCGCCTTCTTCAGAAGCTATAGTTGATGTATTAGAAAAACTTGCAAGAAAGAGAAAAGATACAAAAATAGTTGCTATAGATGTCAACGACGCAGATTTTCCTCTGCTAAAAAAATACAAAAAGGACATGAACATAAAAAAAGTAATCCTTACAGCTGACAGCTTCGTTTTCTTACAGTTTAAAAAGAAAGTTAAAGATCTAAAAGTTCCTTCCGTTGTAATAATAGACAAGTACGGATTTATTAGGTTCTTTGCTAACGGAGTAGATTCCAAAGAGATAAATAAATTTTCAAGTGAACTAGAGAAAATACTTAACAGCCTAAAATAGAAAGCGGCGGAAGAACCGCCAAATTATATAGCTTTTACAACCTTTCCAGCTTTTAGACACTTTGTGCAAACCCAGATTCTCTTCTTTTCACCGTTAACCAAAGCCCTAACTTTTTGAAGGTTAGCCCTTTGCTTCTTGCTTGTAACTCTGTGGGAGTGGCTCACATTGTTTATAAAGATTGTAGTCTTTCCGCAAATTGCACACTTAGCCATTTCTTAACCTCCTTAACGAAAATGCACTGGCAAATTTATCATTAAGAATTAAAACTTTCAAGCTGTTTAAGTGTCCGGTTTAGCTTCTCAAATACTTCCTTTTGTTCCTCAAGTTCTTGCTTTGTCTTTTCAACAACTTCCTTTGGAGCCTTCTTTAAGAAGTTCTCGTTAGAAAGTTTCTTAGAAAGCTTTCCTATTTCCTTCTCAAGCTTTTGAAGTTTCTTGGATATTCTCTCAATTTCTGCTTCCACATCTATAAGTTCTCCAACTTTTACATAAACTTCTAAGTTTGGCAGGAAGAAGGAAATACACTGAGATGGCGCTTCAGAGACTTTAGAAATCTCAGACACCTTTGCAAGTTGTTTTATCGAAGGAACCATTTTATCTATGGTCTCAAGAAGCTTTTCATCGGTACTTTTTACCAACACTTCAACAAGGGTTGAAGGAGGAATGTTAAGTTCGGCTTTTACGTTTCTTATCCCTCTAATTACCTCTTTAACGATTTCCACTCTTTCCTTGTCCTCTTCAAAGTTGTACTCCGGAGAAGGCCACTTAGCGATAACTATAGATTCTGCATCTTTATTTGGTAGTTTTTGATAAATCTCCTCTGTTAAGAAAGGCATTATTGGATGAAGAAGTTTCATAGTATCTCTTAAAACTGTTATTAAAACGAAAACAGCTGTTCTCTTTTCTTCTTCCGTTCCTTTGTAAATTCTCTGTTTTG encodes:
- the trpC gene encoding indole-3-glycerol phosphate synthase TrpC; the encoded protein is MNILQKIVEYKKIEVEEQKKKFNLSVLREEAERLKTPYDFKEALSKEGINIIAEVKKASPSKGVIREDFDPVELAKAYERGGARAISVLTDKEFFQGSPFYLRQVAETVKLPVLRKDFIIDEFQIYGAKALGASSFLLIVAILSESQLKDFIELGRSLGMEPLVETHDEREVEIALECGAEIVGVNNRDLKTFTVSLDTTLRLLPLIKEDNKIAVSESGIKGKDDILKLKEKGVNAFLIGETLMRSENPEEVLRSWVS
- a CDS encoding redoxin domain-containing protein; the encoded protein is MGFLRFFLFISLFIFSQSAFADWYILIPKKLPKERPTPKELPLPKIGETKKIEAKPYKVEVKKILSPEFSIQTEGLKKITRKDLEGKKVVLVFIDKLYSPSSEAIVDVLEKLARKRKDTKIVAIDVNDADFPLLKKYKKDMNIKKVILTADSFVFLQFKKKVKDLKVPSVVIIDKYGFIRFFANGVDSKEINKFSSELEKILNSLK
- the rpmB gene encoding 50S ribosomal protein L28, producing MAKCAICGKTTIFINNVSHSHRVTSKKQRANLQKVRALVNGEKKRIWVCTKCLKAGKVVKAI